ggaggatgctggggatcaagcctAGGACCTTGACCATGCTAGACAAGCAATAAGACAGCTTTTGTTAAGATGTTCAAGGGCTATTCTGTAAGAAGACCAAAGTTCAGGGTCCTAGTGGATTTTTAGAGCATGGACTGGCAAATCAATCGTGACCATAGGAACTTTGGCAAGCCATTGGAACACAGCCATACCAGCATATTTGCTTATTATCTGTTCTCATAGTACAGCCACAGAGCTGAGAGGCCTGCCATGTTCTAAATGCCTGAGAATATTTACTATCTGTCCAGAGATTGTTGACTGCTTTATAGCCACTTTATATTTTGGCTGAGAGTTTTACCAGACTCAACTGATCTAGATTTAAGTCCTTTCTCTGCTAGTCTCAGCTTGTGGACTTGGCTTTCCTTTCCCTATCACAGAATGAGGCTCCCCCTGGGTTAAATGAGATGAGACTGGAAAGTGCTCAGCAGAGAATCTGGCACTGGGCAAATACCTTTTCCACAGTCATCAAATTAGCGAAAGCTTAAGTGAAGTACAAGAGAgactcagcacttgggaacttAATCTAAAATCTACACACAGCACAAAAAACAAGTGTCAAAAAAGCCTTTGTAAGCCCCTTGAGTAGCAGGAGATAGTTGTGAAAGATTGTCTCCCAAGCATGTCAGCCTGCTGGGTTTCCCTCAAGCATCTACAAAGACCACTAGGAGCTACACTATGGGGGAAAAAAACTCTACATAGTAAACATGAGCCATGTTCACCCTGCTGAGAAGCTCACACTGTTACAAGCAGAGGAAACCAAGGTAGGCTTGAAGATGGCAGCTTCCAAGCTCCTGTGCCACCCTGGGAAGTAATCATGGCAATGGGCGAGCCTCCAGTTGTTAACCTCCCTCCACACAACCTCCTAAACTCTACCCGATGGCCTTTGAACATTATATATCTTTTTAGAAGAATTAGTAACTGCCTCATGAAGCTACTACAGCTGTGAGATAAGCTCTGTGAGTGATGGACGAGGGAgaaatgtttgtatgtatatatgtatgaaactgACATTTAACATCCATGGAACTGTAAGGCATATCTGTCTCTTAAAATTTAACTGCTAGACACCAAGTTGGATTAGAGAGTTATCTGTGTGAATCCCCCAAATGGCCAAAATTAAGTTGTTTCATTGACATGTATATTTACCTGGGAGAAAACCAATAGCTCATGAGGCATGACACCACCACATAGGACATCATGGCTATTCCTGACATGGCAAGTGATACGAAGCCCAAGCCACAGAGGATGCAGAGCAGTGAGAGGCCGCACACAGAGATGACCAGTCCTAGGAGGAGAGCATGGTTAGGAGGTGCCTTCATCTGAAATGAACTGCAAATGAGAAGAGCCTGGGCCAGGGTATTTGTAATAATGGCAGCTAACTTGGATTTTTGAAGTCAGGAGTTTTCCCATTAAAATTCACATTTCTGACATCATTTATAATGGCAGTAAGTTCAATACCTGGGTGAGCCTCAGCTTCTAGCATCAACCGGCTGGGCCTCTGGTTGGCCTCTATGCCCTACTGTTCACAAACTGTATAACACTTTGGGGTCCCTGCTCATTTTTGTTGCCTGTCCAATTTAAGGCTTAGAAGGAGTAATGGTAATGGGTGGCTGATGGAACACAAGAGCTTGTGTTTTAACTACTCTAACAAGCTGCGTTGGACCAGAAAGAGGAGTCTTTGATAAGAATGGCAGATATTCAATAAATACGATCCACCCTATTGAGTTTTTCCCAATAACCTTGGGCAAGGTACCTTCCAGCAATATGGCCCCCATAAGAGCACCCAGAGAGGTGAGCACCACGATGAGCAGGAAGAAGCCAACAGGGATGGCTGACATGCTAACAAATATCAGCATGGTGAGAGCCAGGAAAGGATGCCTGTCCAGGTACCGACCCACCGGGGACTTCATGAAGGAAACCACCTGCAGGCAAAGGACAAAGAGCCAAGGTTAAGCGCTATGTCCAAATCTCAGACTGAGCTGATCTGCCCCAGCTCAGTACAGCCAGAGTCAGACGCCTCTGGCAAGTCAGAGGCTCACAGACATCAGTATGAAACATCTCCCAAGGCAATGAGGCACCTGGAAGGAGCTGTGGGAAGGCTGGCAAGTGTGACGTTCCCACCCAGTGTCAAGTCCTGTGAGAGGAGGAAAGGTCATGTCACCGCTCTCTTGCCTAACACATGCCCTCTCAGAAAGACACCCTCTTACATGTGCAATGTGCCTACTGCTCTGCAGCCAAGGTTCTCATGACTAATGTCACCAGGATCAGAGGAGTTAAGTCCTAGCTACTCGGCATTACTCAAGGGCTTTATGGAGATGAGGAGCATTAGGCTCCACCTGACACCTGTTGCATCCAAATCTGCTTTTCAACAAGAGCCTAGGTCTAGGTGCTTTGGGTAAAAGTCTGAGGTGCAATGGACTAAATGGCTTATTTGGAGTCACCCAGTTTCCAAGCTAGATATTCAAAGCTAAGATCTTTGACTCCAAATTGCAAATGCATACAATGGCTTAAGACCTCATCAATGCTTTTATGGTACCAACCTGGAAGCTATAGTTGGCCACAAACTGATAATGGTAACCATATGCTACCTTAATAAACAGGTTGCCCTCATTCACCAGGCTAAGAGATCGGAGACCACACCCCATGGAGAAGGCTGCTTTAGTGCAGAGCTGGTCTTAGACAACCCCACAAGGACAAGCATCCCCCTCACTTTTCAGGTCTCAGGGTTTCACTCCCCTCATTACTGTCAGTGAAGCCCATTCCCTGAAAGATCCCATCATTCAAAAACCTTCCTCTAGAAAAGTAACCACCAACCCAGCTACAGATTCTGCAATCTACAACAGTGACTTGCCTGTATGTGCAATAGTGGCACCAATGCTGTGGGAGTAACCATACtatgattggatttaaagcccacTCCACAGGATAGAACCCATGCTTGACACTGCTCCTGTGGCCAAGAATCTAGATTAGAGAGGCCTAGGGGAAAAACAAATAGTATTGCTCTGCTaaagaaacagcaataaaattaCTAActacattctgctatactcatagataagCGTCTCTCTCATCCATCAGCAGAGACACTtcttcctgcagtagatgggaactaatacagagacaCATAACTGGAAAATTGTTCCGAGAATGagagatttttttggggggggaataTTCCGTCCTAAATGGGATCTCTTCATCAAACTCTTACCCTCATGGTTCAGGGAGCTATgcaaaagagaaggcagaaagatctaagagccagagggaaaggaagattaaaaaaaaaacaaaaaaaaaaaaacagtatcttccagacacaaaaGGACTAATGCACATATGCAACTCACAGACTgtggtagcatgcacagggcctgcacaatTCAAGGTGGCCAGTATCCCAGCACCAAGAGGGTCAAATCACATGAGCttccatccctaaccaagaagctatccacTTGCGAAGGAAAATGGAGTCTCACTGGCTTATGGGCAGGCTCCAAGCCCAGCAATAGATGGatgacagaaaatgaactcaatggtatttttgtagactttttgtctctcagtgctttgtttgggcattttttatCTTACTAACCTTTTGCCTGTATATAatgatttccaattttgtgtttttatggattgtgtatatgtgtgtttcttgtgttgttttctttttgtttattatgcTTTGTTTTTTGCTTGCCAGTTTGTTTTATggttgggatttttgtttatttgtttgttttttgagacagagtttatctgtgtagccctggaactccctctgtagaccaggctggactggaactcagagagctgcctgcctctgcctcctaagtgctgggattaaaggtgtggaccaccccCGCCCAGCATGcctgtttgttttaaagagagagaaagaaagggcatggaGTTGGGTGGGTGCTGATTCTCTGAGAGAAGTAGGAAACCAGGAtgcaatatattatataaaaaatatccccccccaaaaaacaacagtgaaataaaaagaaaagaaaactgggggtggtggtggtagagtgCACCTCCTCCATCAAAAACTGGTCTTTCCTGTGTCTCATTCCTCAGGGCCTTGGAGGCCAGTGGCTGAAATGAAGTGCCATTATCAGAAGGGCCTCTTTCTAAATCACATACTTCTCCTATATTTTAAGGGTGGGAATCTGGAGCGTCTATAAGTTAGAAACATTTCCAGCTTGTTATGGTTCAAACCTGAAATTCAATGAAGTCTTGCCTCTGAAGATTCCACCACATGTGGatctgggaattcaaactcacaTCCTCATGATAGCTGGACAAGAgcttcacccactgaaccattgtTGAAaggcatacagaaaaaaaaaagatacaaatgcAAAGTATCTCAAATCCCACTGCACTGAGTGGTGGTGACTGAACATGATAAACTTGGCTAATTTGTATCATAATAGTCCTGTAAATTCAAAGAAGCCTAGGATTCTGAGTCAGtacaaaaaaaagaatgtgaaacaTTTCCTTTTCCATGACTATATACTAAAATGACactatttttgatttattaactTAGATACATTCTTAAAATTAAGCCATTGCTTCTTTGTACGTAGGGTTAAGTAATAAGATATTTTAGTGCACATGTGGCTAAAGTAACATTTCTGTTGGATGATGGATTTCTAATGAAACAAAACTC
The DNA window shown above is from Cricetulus griseus strain 17A/GY chromosome 3, alternate assembly CriGri-PICRH-1.0, whole genome shotgun sequence and carries:
- the Tmem159 gene encoding lipid droplet assembly factor 1, translated to MVEDIIYSETERHFKMAKEEPPSVSRDLQELQRKLCLLLDSFQSNSKVVSFMKSPVGRYLDRHPFLALTMLIFVSMSAIPVGFFLLIVVLTSLGALMGAILLEGLVISVCGLSLLCILCGLGFVSLAMSGIAMMSYVVVSCLMSYWFSPRPLTQQNANTDCQLAMKSTDFKRLYQE